One window of Nocardia sp. NBC_00508 genomic DNA carries:
- a CDS encoding type VII secretion target, translated as MSDLSVETEAVRAFAATNAGIAGDLAGAGNFDALKNVAALVPVFGLIGADYLAMFAAAQVLQAKDINDLSAKYAKLSESAFSAAAAYDAIDWSNAGALGSVTGQIGGAV; from the coding sequence ATGAGTGATCTCTCGGTAGAGACCGAAGCGGTCCGGGCGTTCGCCGCCACGAACGCGGGTATCGCCGGTGATCTGGCAGGGGCGGGCAATTTCGACGCGTTGAAGAACGTTGCCGCGCTGGTTCCGGTGTTCGGTCTGATCGGCGCGGACTATCTGGCGATGTTCGCTGCCGCGCAGGTGTTGCAGGCCAAGGACATCAACGATCTATCGGCCAAATACGCCAAGCTCTCGGAATCGGCCTTCAGCGCCGCGGCGGCCTACGACGCCATCGACTGGTCCAACGCGGGCGCACTCGGGTCGGTTACGGGCCAGATCGGGGGAGCGGTATGA
- a CDS encoding type IV secretory system conjugative DNA transfer family protein, whose protein sequence is MAKKKKVTDPAIPGPDASLILIYAGFAVFGTLWLALHLGNMLAGSPQKVPVNPIAIAADLARGKLQWPGAATAIVLLVIMSVVGYLVIRKQLQQRQSKGRLPVDDKADVMGNGGAITMLTEAGVREKAQQLGVKLPNGGVPGVPIGVGVADGVMLYGSYEDLHLDIWGPRQGKSTSRVIPAILTAVGPVLATSNKRDVVDATRDVREAKRSPTFVFDPQGVAGELPTWFWDPLSWVDAKSEGCEMRAARLAGHFADGDDGRDTNTDAFFDPEAEDLLAGLFLAAAVGDRNGSRPIVQVWEWVTNPQDTEPIELLRAARHHYTASGLSSQYNTDPRTRSGIFGTAKKMIRCLKLSNVHPWITRGGDRREFDEMEFLNHNGTLYSLSLEGRGSAAPLVSALTEAVIDVAMRKASQSAGGRLAIPLLAVLDEAANVVRWKDLPKQYSHFGSRGIVVMTVLQSWAQGARCWGESGMNALWSAANIKVLGSGVDDTKFLQERSDVLGEYDAISQSVSESKGGKSYSRSLSSSKTFTVNALATLPRGRAILFPSGAPPVLLRTVPWWEGEYAADVKQSISRHDPERKTEVTDLIGSPSLDKSTPPPEYGPIEEVRPL, encoded by the coding sequence ATGGCGAAGAAGAAAAAGGTGACGGATCCGGCCATACCCGGACCCGACGCCAGCCTGATCCTGATCTACGCCGGCTTCGCGGTCTTCGGAACCCTGTGGCTCGCGCTCCATCTGGGCAACATGCTCGCGGGCAGCCCACAGAAAGTCCCGGTCAACCCGATCGCGATCGCCGCGGACCTGGCCAGGGGAAAGTTGCAGTGGCCAGGCGCGGCGACGGCGATCGTCCTGCTGGTGATCATGAGCGTGGTCGGCTATCTCGTGATCCGCAAGCAGCTGCAACAGCGTCAGTCCAAAGGCAGGCTGCCGGTCGACGACAAGGCCGACGTGATGGGTAACGGCGGCGCGATCACGATGCTCACCGAGGCGGGCGTCCGGGAGAAGGCCCAGCAGCTCGGTGTGAAACTCCCGAACGGCGGCGTTCCGGGCGTGCCGATCGGCGTCGGCGTGGCCGACGGGGTGATGCTCTACGGCTCCTACGAGGATCTGCACTTGGACATCTGGGGTCCGCGGCAAGGCAAGTCGACCTCCCGGGTGATTCCGGCGATCCTCACCGCGGTCGGGCCGGTGCTGGCCACCTCGAACAAGCGCGACGTGGTGGACGCCACCCGAGACGTCCGGGAGGCCAAGAGAAGTCCCACCTTCGTCTTCGACCCGCAGGGCGTCGCCGGCGAACTGCCGACCTGGTTCTGGGATCCGTTGTCCTGGGTGGATGCCAAGAGCGAAGGCTGCGAGATGCGTGCGGCGCGGCTGGCCGGGCACTTCGCCGACGGTGACGACGGCCGTGACACCAACACCGACGCGTTCTTCGATCCCGAGGCCGAGGACCTGCTGGCAGGACTGTTCCTCGCCGCCGCCGTCGGCGACCGCAATGGCAGCCGCCCGATCGTGCAGGTCTGGGAGTGGGTGACGAATCCGCAGGACACCGAGCCCATCGAACTCCTGCGCGCGGCCCGTCATCACTACACGGCCTCCGGCCTCTCCTCGCAGTACAACACCGACCCACGGACCCGCAGTGGCATCTTCGGCACCGCCAAGAAGATGATCCGCTGCCTGAAGCTGTCGAACGTGCACCCGTGGATCACCCGCGGCGGCGACCGCAGGGAGTTCGACGAGATGGAGTTCCTGAACCACAACGGAACGCTGTACAGCTTGTCGCTGGAGGGGCGCGGGTCGGCCGCGCCGCTGGTGAGCGCACTCACCGAGGCGGTGATCGACGTCGCTATGCGCAAGGCTTCGCAGTCCGCCGGAGGGCGACTGGCGATCCCGTTGCTCGCGGTGCTCGACGAGGCCGCGAACGTGGTGCGCTGGAAGGATCTGCCCAAGCAGTACAGCCACTTCGGCTCGCGCGGCATCGTCGTGATGACGGTGCTGCAGTCCTGGGCGCAGGGGGCTCGCTGCTGGGGTGAGAGCGGTATGAACGCGCTGTGGTCGGCGGCGAACATCAAGGTGCTCGGCAGCGGCGTGGACGACACCAAGTTCCTGCAGGAGCGTTCGGACGTGCTCGGCGAATACGACGCGATCTCGCAATCGGTCTCCGAATCCAAAGGCGGCAAAAGCTATTCGCGCTCGCTGAGTTCGTCCAAGACGTTCACGGTCAACGCGCTGGCGACACTGCCGCGTGGCCGGGCCATCCTGTTCCCGTCCGGAGCGCCACCGGTGCTGCTCCGCACGGTGCCGTGGTGGGAGGGCGAGTACGCCGCCGACGTGAAGCAGTCCATCTCGCGGCATGATCCGGAACGCAAGACCGAGGTCACCGACTTGATCGGCTCGCCTTCGCTGGACAAGTCGACACCGCCGCCGGAGTACGGACCGATCGAGGAGGTGCGGCCACTGTGA
- a CDS encoding Rv2578c family radical SAM protein, which yields MRWHSQTLDAEDGALPGLSRAGLVRTVQTPEFEGVTFHEVLCKSALNKVPEASGLPFHWTVNPMRGCSHACRYCFARGTHEYLDLDAGRDFDTQIVVKTNVAAVLRRELARRSWRREPVALGTNTDPYQRAEGRYRLMPGIIRALAESGTPFSILTKGTLLRRDLPLLTSAAREVRVNLAVSIAILDEDLHRSLESGTPSPRARLDLVRALTDAGFAVDVLVAPVIPCLTDSRAHLDAIFGAIAEAGANSAVAFPMHLRGSTRGWFLAWLAEHHPALLRRYRQLYGRGAYVTPEYSAWLRARVDPLLTGHGLTPRRQAEPETQPETAHTTDAQLALFA from the coding sequence GTGCGGTGGCATAGCCAAACCCTGGACGCCGAGGACGGCGCCCTGCCCGGGCTGTCCCGGGCGGGTCTGGTGCGCACCGTGCAGACTCCCGAGTTCGAGGGCGTCACGTTCCACGAGGTGCTGTGCAAGAGCGCGCTGAACAAGGTGCCCGAGGCCTCGGGTCTGCCGTTCCACTGGACCGTCAATCCGATGCGCGGCTGCTCGCACGCCTGCCGCTACTGTTTCGCCCGCGGCACGCACGAGTACCTGGACTTGGACGCGGGCCGGGACTTCGACACGCAGATCGTGGTGAAGACGAATGTCGCCGCGGTGCTGCGCAGGGAACTCGCCCGGCGGTCCTGGCGTCGCGAACCGGTCGCTCTCGGCACCAACACCGATCCGTATCAGCGCGCGGAGGGCCGATATCGCTTGATGCCGGGCATCATTCGCGCGCTGGCCGAATCCGGCACCCCGTTCTCCATCCTCACCAAGGGCACGCTGCTGCGGCGGGATCTGCCGTTGCTCACCTCGGCCGCCCGCGAGGTGCGAGTGAATCTCGCGGTGTCCATCGCGATCCTCGACGAGGACCTCCATCGGAGCCTGGAATCGGGGACGCCGTCACCACGTGCGCGACTGGACTTGGTGCGCGCCCTCACCGACGCGGGATTCGCGGTCGACGTCCTGGTCGCACCCGTCATCCCGTGTCTCACCGACAGCCGGGCGCACTTGGACGCCATTTTCGGCGCGATCGCCGAGGCCGGGGCGAATTCGGCCGTCGCGTTCCCGATGCACCTGCGCGGCAGCACCAGGGGCTGGTTCCTGGCCTGGCTGGCCGAACACCATCCGGCTCTGCTGCGCCGCTACCGCCAGCTCTACGGCCGGGGCGCGTACGTGACGCCGGAATACTCGGCCTGGCTGCGCGCGCGGGTCGATCCGCTGCTGACCGGGCACGGTTTGACGCCACGCAGGCAAGCCGAACCGGAGACACAACCCGAAACCGCGCACACGACCGACGCGCAGCTGGCATTGTTCGCCTGA
- a CDS encoding 2-oxoacid:acceptor oxidoreductase subunit alpha, protein MVSHQNDVGTAKLEKVVIRFAGDSGDGMQLTGDRFTHEAAAFGNDLATQPNFPAEIRAPQGTLPGVSSFQIQIADYDILTAGDQPDVLVAMNPAALKANLEDLPRGATVIVNTDEFTKRTLGKVGYATDPLADDTLSDFVVHRVPMTSLTLGATESTGVGKKDAQRAKNMFALGLLSWMYGRPIGGTERFMREKFATKPEIAEANVLAFRAGWNYGETTESFATTYQIAPAKLPSGTYRQITGNTALAYGLITAGQLAGLPVFLGTYPITPASDILHELSKHKNFGVTTFQAEDEIAGIGAALGASLGGALGVTSTSGPGLALKSEAIGLAVMTELPLVVIDVQRGGPSTGLPTKTEQADLLQALYGRNGESPVAVVAPRSPADCFAAAVDAARIALTYRTPVLLLSDGSIANGSEPWSIPQVAELDPIDPAFEPEGDDGDPFQPYTRDPDTLARPLAVPGTKGRAHRIGGLEKADGSGNISYDPANHELMVRLRQAKIDGIAVPDLEVDDPDGTAELLLIGWGSSYGPIGEACRRARRRGVPVAQAHLRHMNPLPANLGDVLRRYRIVVAPEMNGGQLAMLLRARYLVDVRPWTKVAGTAFSAQELVGVIDAALDGSIEEMEQNKVFAARARATYRALPDEVRPQPCAGPSAGEAAAHQALPDEVRPQPCAGPSAGEAAAYRTAGGNA, encoded by the coding sequence ATGGTTTCACACCAAAATGATGTCGGCACAGCGAAATTGGAAAAGGTCGTCATTCGGTTCGCCGGGGATTCCGGCGACGGAATGCAGCTGACCGGCGACCGCTTCACCCACGAGGCCGCCGCCTTCGGCAACGACCTGGCCACGCAGCCCAACTTCCCGGCCGAGATCAGAGCACCGCAGGGCACCCTGCCCGGCGTCTCGTCGTTCCAGATCCAGATCGCCGACTACGACATTCTCACCGCGGGCGACCAGCCGGACGTGCTGGTCGCGATGAACCCCGCCGCGCTGAAGGCGAATCTGGAGGATCTTCCGCGCGGCGCCACGGTCATCGTCAACACTGACGAGTTCACCAAGCGCACCCTCGGCAAGGTCGGTTACGCGACCGACCCGCTGGCCGACGACACACTGTCGGACTTCGTGGTCCACCGGGTCCCGATGACGTCGCTCACCCTGGGCGCCACCGAATCGACCGGGGTCGGCAAGAAGGACGCCCAGCGCGCGAAGAACATGTTCGCCCTCGGCCTGCTGTCCTGGATGTACGGCCGCCCGATCGGCGGAACCGAGCGGTTCATGCGGGAGAAGTTCGCGACGAAGCCGGAGATCGCCGAGGCCAACGTGCTGGCGTTCCGGGCGGGCTGGAACTACGGCGAGACCACCGAGAGCTTCGCCACCACCTACCAGATCGCGCCCGCGAAGCTGCCGTCCGGCACCTACCGACAGATCACCGGCAACACCGCGCTCGCCTACGGCCTGATCACCGCCGGTCAGCTCGCCGGGCTGCCGGTCTTCCTCGGCACCTATCCCATCACGCCCGCCTCGGACATCCTGCACGAGCTGAGCAAGCACAAGAACTTCGGCGTCACGACCTTCCAGGCCGAGGACGAGATCGCCGGAATCGGCGCGGCGCTGGGCGCTTCGCTCGGCGGCGCCCTCGGCGTCACCAGTACCTCCGGGCCCGGCCTCGCGCTGAAGAGCGAGGCCATCGGCCTAGCGGTGATGACGGAGCTGCCGCTGGTCGTCATCGATGTGCAGCGCGGCGGTCCCTCCACCGGCCTGCCGACCAAAACCGAGCAGGCCGATCTGCTGCAAGCCCTCTACGGCCGCAACGGCGAATCACCGGTGGCGGTGGTCGCGCCACGCTCGCCCGCCGACTGCTTCGCCGCCGCCGTGGACGCGGCCCGGATCGCGCTCACCTATCGCACACCGGTGCTGTTGCTGTCCGACGGCTCTATCGCGAACGGTTCGGAACCATGGTCGATACCGCAAGTGGCGGAGCTGGACCCGATCGACCCGGCGTTCGAGCCGGAGGGCGACGACGGCGACCCCTTCCAGCCGTACACCCGCGACCCCGACACGCTGGCGCGCCCGCTCGCGGTGCCCGGCACCAAGGGACGCGCGCACCGCATCGGCGGACTGGAGAAGGCCGATGGCAGCGGCAACATCTCCTACGATCCCGCCAACCACGAGCTCATGGTGCGATTGCGCCAGGCCAAGATCGACGGCATCGCCGTGCCGGATCTGGAGGTGGACGATCCGGACGGCACGGCCGAGCTGCTGCTGATCGGCTGGGGCAGCTCCTACGGCCCGATCGGCGAGGCCTGCCGGCGCGCCCGCCGCCGCGGCGTTCCGGTCGCCCAGGCGCACCTGCGACATATGAATCCCTTGCCCGCCAACCTCGGTGACGTATTGCGCCGCTACCGCATCGTGGTCGCACCAGAGATGAACGGCGGCCAGCTGGCCATGCTGCTGCGCGCGAGGTATCTGGTCGACGTGCGGCCATGGACCAAGGTCGCGGGCACGGCGTTCTCCGCCCAGGAATTGGTCGGGGTCATCGACGCGGCGCTGGACGGGTCGATCGAGGAGATGGAACAGAACAAGGTCTTCGCCGCGCGGGCGCGGGCCACTTATCGAGCGCTGCCGGACGAAGTCCGTCCACAGCCCTGCGCCGGGCCGAGCGCAGGCGAGGCAGCCGCCCATCAAGCGCTGCCGGACGAAGTCCGTCCACAGCCCTGCGCCGGGCCGAGCGCAGGCGAGGCAGCCGCCTATCGCACGGCTGGGGGTAACGCATGA
- a CDS encoding peptidylprolyl isomerase, producing the protein MPSNEQRRAAAKRKLERQLANRAERARKRKVLTIAGSVLGVVVVVAAVTGVYFLTRGEDNGSDAADAPLSSAPPTAAAPPAAKAKPATVDCVYRDSAKPADKPANKPKADGIPTTGVDAEVSVSMETSQGPIGLTLNNAESPCTVNSFVSLAAQNFFDGTDCHRMTADEGLKVLQCGDPTGTGMGGPGYEFDNEYPTDQYAPDDPNATRNPIAYKRGALAMANAGPGTNGSQFFVVYGDSQLPPQYTIFGTVDENSLATLDKIAQVGQDNSNGPGDGKPQQPVTIQSVRVDR; encoded by the coding sequence GTGCCGAGCAACGAACAGCGACGAGCAGCGGCGAAACGCAAGCTGGAGCGTCAGCTCGCCAACCGGGCCGAGCGGGCGCGCAAGCGCAAGGTACTCACGATCGCGGGATCGGTGCTGGGTGTCGTCGTCGTGGTCGCCGCCGTCACCGGGGTGTATTTCCTGACCCGCGGCGAGGACAACGGCTCCGACGCGGCGGATGCACCGTTGTCCAGCGCCCCCCCAACCGCCGCCGCGCCGCCCGCCGCGAAGGCCAAGCCCGCGACGGTGGACTGTGTCTACCGCGACAGCGCCAAGCCCGCGGACAAGCCCGCGAACAAGCCGAAGGCCGACGGCATCCCGACCACCGGCGTCGACGCCGAGGTCAGCGTCAGCATGGAGACAAGTCAGGGCCCGATCGGCCTGACCCTGAACAACGCCGAGTCACCGTGCACGGTGAACAGCTTCGTCAGCCTGGCCGCGCAGAACTTCTTCGACGGCACCGACTGCCACCGGATGACCGCGGACGAGGGCCTGAAGGTCCTGCAATGCGGTGACCCGACCGGCACCGGAATGGGCGGGCCCGGTTACGAGTTCGACAACGAGTACCCGACCGATCAGTACGCGCCGGACGACCCGAACGCCACCAGGAACCCGATCGCCTACAAGCGCGGCGCCCTCGCCATGGCCAACGCGGGTCCCGGCACCAACGGCAGTCAGTTCTTCGTCGTCTACGGAGATTCCCAGCTGCCACCGCAGTACACGATCTTCGGCACGGTGGACGAGAACAGCCTCGCCACCCTCGACAAGATCGCCCAGGTGGGCCAGGACAACTCCAACGGCCCCGGCGACGGCAAACCGCAGCAGCCGGTCACGATTCAGTCGGTGCGCGTCGACCGCTGA
- the hisS gene encoding histidine--tRNA ligase produces MTKTSSFSAPKGVPDYVPPGSAEFVAVRDGLIRAARLAGYGHIELPVFEDTGLFARGVGESTDVVTKEMYTFPDRGDRSVTLRPEGTAGVMRAVIEHGLDRGQLPVKLSYAGPFFRYERPQAGRYRQLQQVGIEAIGVDDPALDAEVIAIADAGFRGLGLDGFRLEITSLGDETCRPQYRELLQEFLFELPLDEETTRRAQLNPLRVLDDKRPEVRAMTANAPLMIDHLSESAKAHFEQVLGHLEALGVPYVVNPRMVRGLDYYTKTTFEFVHDGLGAQSGIGGGGRYDGLMADLGGQSLSGIGFGLGVDRTMLALAAEGKSAGHPARCEVFGVPLGDAAKQRLVVLAAQLRSAGVRVDLAYGGRGVKGAMKAADRSGAAFTLVLGDRDIAENTIGLKDMTTGEQRQIPLAEVVGVIRESLAG; encoded by the coding sequence GTGACCAAGACCAGCAGCTTCTCCGCCCCGAAGGGGGTACCGGACTACGTGCCACCCGGCTCGGCCGAGTTCGTCGCGGTGCGCGACGGCCTGATCCGCGCTGCCCGACTGGCCGGGTACGGACATATCGAGCTGCCGGTTTTCGAAGACACGGGCCTGTTCGCCCGCGGTGTCGGCGAGTCGACCGACGTGGTCACCAAGGAGATGTACACCTTTCCCGACCGCGGCGATCGCAGCGTCACGCTGCGTCCCGAGGGGACCGCGGGTGTGATGCGCGCGGTCATCGAGCACGGCCTCGACCGCGGCCAGCTTCCGGTGAAGCTGTCCTACGCGGGTCCGTTCTTCCGCTACGAGCGGCCGCAGGCCGGGCGGTACCGGCAGCTGCAGCAGGTGGGCATCGAGGCGATCGGCGTCGACGACCCGGCGCTGGACGCCGAGGTGATCGCCATCGCCGATGCCGGCTTCCGCGGGCTCGGGCTCGACGGCTTCCGGCTGGAGATCACCTCGCTGGGTGATGAGACCTGCCGGCCGCAGTACCGGGAACTGCTGCAGGAATTCTTGTTCGAGCTGCCGCTGGACGAAGAGACCACGCGGCGCGCCCAGCTCAATCCGCTGCGCGTCCTCGACGACAAGCGGCCCGAGGTGCGCGCGATGACCGCGAACGCGCCGTTGATGATCGATCACCTCTCCGAATCGGCCAAGGCGCACTTCGAACAGGTACTCGGCCACTTGGAAGCGCTCGGCGTGCCCTACGTGGTGAACCCGCGCATGGTGCGCGGTCTGGACTACTACACCAAGACCACGTTCGAATTCGTGCACGACGGTCTCGGCGCGCAGTCCGGCATCGGCGGCGGCGGTCGCTACGACGGCCTGATGGCCGATCTCGGGGGACAGTCGCTGTCGGGCATCGGCTTCGGTCTCGGCGTGGACCGCACCATGCTGGCGCTGGCGGCCGAAGGCAAGTCGGCGGGCCACCCGGCACGCTGCGAGGTCTTCGGGGTGCCGCTGGGCGATGCCGCCAAGCAGCGACTGGTCGTGCTCGCGGCTCAGCTGCGATCGGCAGGCGTGCGGGTCGATCTCGCTTACGGCGGGCGCGGCGTGAAGGGTGCCATGAAGGCGGCCGACCGGTCGGGGGCGGCGTTCACCCTGGTGCTCGGCGACCGCGACATCGCGGAGAACACCATCGGGCTCAAGGACATGACGACCGGTGAGCAGCGGCAGATCCCGCTGGCCGAAGTGGTCGGCGTGATCCGCGAATCGCTGGCGGGATAG
- a CDS encoding DUF4913 domain-containing protein — MTEQQQQPMIHASVVDFVENYLSVVYRRQVTDLSDTVWCPEWWQHAEAIARLDALWRAWEHYRLDGRTGLSVWFLDHADPHMSKLFDPKGPFKYCSVRNGHKDMLNPLPTKSPQHGMFGDPTIGDFRT, encoded by the coding sequence GTGACCGAACAGCAGCAACAACCGATGATCCACGCGAGCGTGGTGGATTTCGTCGAGAACTACCTCAGCGTGGTCTACCGACGACAGGTCACCGATCTCAGCGACACGGTGTGGTGCCCGGAGTGGTGGCAGCACGCCGAGGCGATCGCTCGGCTGGACGCGCTGTGGCGGGCCTGGGAACACTACCGCCTCGACGGTCGCACCGGCTTGAGCGTCTGGTTCCTGGATCACGCCGACCCGCACATGTCGAAGCTGTTCGACCCGAAGGGACCGTTCAAGTACTGCAGTGTGCGCAACGGCCATAAGGACATGCTCAACCCACTGCCGACGAAGTCGCCGCAGCACGGCATGTTCGGCGATCCCACGATCGGTGACTTCCGCACCTGA
- a CDS encoding 2-oxoacid:ferredoxin oxidoreductase subunit beta, giving the protein MTIVETSLVGTDLGLTGVSGVPSADGPQKVKDFTSDQEVRWCPGCGDYVILATVRGFLAELGLRRENLMFVSGIGCSSRFPYYLDAYGIHSIHGRAPAIATGLAVSRPDLSVWVVTGDGDALSIGGNHLIHALRRNVNMTILLFNNRIYGLTKGQYSPTSEQGKITKSTPMGSVDHPFNTLSVALGAEATFAARALDSDRAGLTEVLRAAAEHRGTSFVEILQDCPIFNDGSFDVLRRENAADHLIPLRHGESIRFGADGEFAVVRRGFGLGVARTDSVAESDIVVHDAYAESPEYAYALSRLSDQDLGHVVTGVFRSVSRPTYDDAVRYQTDVAREKKPIGPESLQSLLTGPETWTVG; this is encoded by the coding sequence ATGACCATCGTGGAAACCTCGCTCGTCGGCACCGACCTGGGCCTCACCGGGGTGTCCGGGGTGCCGTCCGCGGACGGACCGCAGAAGGTGAAGGACTTCACCTCCGATCAGGAGGTCCGCTGGTGCCCCGGCTGCGGCGACTACGTGATCCTGGCGACCGTGCGCGGCTTCCTCGCCGAACTCGGATTGCGCAGGGAGAACCTGATGTTCGTCTCCGGGATCGGCTGTTCCAGCCGCTTCCCGTACTACTTGGACGCGTACGGCATCCACTCCATCCACGGCCGCGCGCCCGCGATCGCGACCGGGCTCGCGGTCAGCCGTCCCGATCTGTCGGTCTGGGTGGTGACCGGTGACGGCGACGCACTGTCCATCGGGGGCAACCATCTCATCCACGCGTTGCGTCGCAACGTGAACATGACGATCCTGCTGTTCAACAACCGGATCTATGGGCTGACCAAGGGGCAGTACTCCCCGACCTCGGAGCAGGGCAAGATCACCAAGTCCACCCCGATGGGTTCGGTGGACCATCCGTTCAACACCCTGTCGGTCGCACTGGGCGCGGAAGCGACCTTCGCCGCCCGTGCGCTGGACTCCGATCGCGCCGGACTCACCGAGGTGCTGCGCGCCGCCGCCGAGCATCGCGGGACGTCGTTCGTGGAGATCCTGCAGGACTGCCCGATCTTCAACGACGGCTCGTTCGACGTGCTGCGCCGAGAGAACGCCGCGGATCACCTCATCCCGCTGCGGCACGGCGAGTCCATCCGCTTCGGCGCCGACGGCGAATTCGCCGTTGTCCGGCGCGGTTTCGGGCTCGGGGTCGCCCGCACGGACAGTGTCGCTGAGTCCGACATCGTGGTGCACGACGCGTACGCCGAGAGCCCGGAGTACGCCTACGCGCTGTCGCGGCTGTCCGACCAGGATCTCGGCCACGTCGTCACCGGCGTCTTCCGCAGCGTCTCGCGGCCGACCTACGACGACGCGGTGCGTTACCAGACCGACGTCGCGCGAGAGAAGAAACCGATCGGTCCGGAATCGCTGCAGTCCCTGCTCACCGGGCCCGAGACCTGGACGGTCGGGTAG
- a CDS encoding NAD-dependent epimerase/dehydratase family protein yields the protein MKVAVTGAAGYLGTNLLRLLTEHGHQVTAIDRAVPGAATAPGVTWVRGDVLDPASMRTVLAGAEVVYHLVAVITLAEKNDLAWRVNTEGVRVVAEAALAVGARRMVHASSIHAFDQYSCGGRIDERAARSTDPALPVYDRSKWAGEVELRKVIDQGLDAVLCNPTGVFGPLDYSKPLSRINRTLKDAALGRVPAMIGGGFDLVDVRDVAQGLLLAGERGRTGENYLLGGSMISMLELCRVAAAHSGKKGPKFAIPPKLVSGVIPVLAPIGKLFNSDIVSKAALGALISAPIVDHGKAARELGYQPRPLDETVRDLVAFFDDPTRLAPPGARRIA from the coding sequence ATGAAGGTCGCAGTGACCGGCGCAGCCGGCTACCTTGGCACCAACCTGCTCCGCCTCCTCACCGAGCACGGCCACCAGGTCACCGCCATTGATCGAGCGGTTCCCGGTGCGGCAACGGCGCCCGGCGTCACCTGGGTGCGCGGCGATGTGCTCGACCCGGCGTCGATGCGCACCGTGCTGGCCGGCGCCGAGGTCGTCTACCACCTGGTCGCGGTGATCACCCTCGCCGAGAAGAACGACCTGGCCTGGCGGGTGAACACGGAGGGCGTGCGCGTCGTCGCCGAGGCGGCGCTGGCCGTCGGCGCGCGCCGCATGGTGCACGCGAGCTCCATCCACGCGTTCGACCAGTACAGCTGCGGTGGCCGGATCGACGAGCGCGCCGCCCGGTCGACCGACCCGGCACTGCCGGTCTACGACCGTTCGAAGTGGGCGGGCGAGGTGGAACTGCGCAAGGTGATCGACCAGGGACTGGACGCGGTGCTGTGCAATCCCACCGGCGTATTCGGCCCGTTGGACTACAGCAAGCCGCTGTCCCGGATCAACCGGACCCTGAAAGACGCGGCACTGGGCCGGGTGCCCGCCATGATCGGCGGCGGCTTCGACCTGGTGGACGTGCGCGACGTGGCCCAGGGCCTGCTGCTGGCCGGCGAACGCGGCCGCACCGGCGAGAACTATCTGCTCGGCGGATCCATGATCTCGATGCTCGAACTGTGCCGCGTCGCGGCCGCGCACAGCGGCAAGAAGGGCCCGAAGTTCGCCATCCCACCCAAGCTCGTCTCCGGCGTCATCCCGGTGCTCGCACCGATCGGCAAGCTGTTCAACTCCGACATCGTCTCCAAGGCCGCGCTCGGCGCGCTGATCTCCGCGCCGATCGTCGACCACGGCAAGGCCGCGCGCGAGCTCGGCTACCAGCCGCGCCCGCTCGACGAGACCGTCCGCGACCTGGTCGCCTTCTTCGACGACCCCACTCGGCTCGCTCCGCCCGGTGCCAGGCGAATAGCTTGA